From the genome of Cedecea lapagei, one region includes:
- a CDS encoding DUF2569 family protein: MTTPQPPRIAGWLLAPLAWLLMSLLSSSVALLSFLMMMLSPEARQALTQADAKTTMLFTLSVCSAMVMWGYTLWLTIAFFKRRKNVVRHYILWLLLTVLLAIKSFAFSPVSDRIAVQLLLPSLLAAALLVPYLKRSKRVKQTFINP; this comes from the coding sequence ATGACGACGCCCCAACCCCCGCGTATTGCCGGCTGGCTGCTTGCCCCCCTGGCCTGGTTACTGATGTCGTTGCTCAGCAGCTCCGTGGCGCTGTTAAGTTTCCTGATGATGATGCTTTCTCCAGAAGCGCGCCAGGCGCTGACTCAGGCGGATGCAAAAACCACGATGTTGTTTACCCTGTCCGTCTGCAGCGCCATGGTGATGTGGGGCTACACGCTGTGGTTGACCATCGCCTTCTTTAAACGTCGCAAAAACGTGGTGCGCCACTATATTCTTTGGCTGCTGCTGACCGTGCTGCTGGCGATTAAATCTTTTGCCTTCTCGCCGGTAAGCGACAGGATTGCCGTCCAGCTGCTGCTGCCTTCCCTGCTTGCTGCCGCACTGCTGGTGCCCTATCTGAAGCGTTCTAAGCGAGTGAAGCAGACCTTTATTAACCCGTAA
- the add gene encoding adenosine deaminase, whose amino-acid sequence MIDTTLPLTDLHRHLDGNIRAQTILDLGRQFNLSLPANTLDTLRPHVQVVETAPDLVSFLQKLDWGVKVLGDLDACRRVAWENIEDAARNGLHYVELRFSPGYMAMSHNLPVAGVVEAVIEGVRQGCRDFGVEARLIGIMSRTFGEAACEAELNALLAHRDSITALDLAGDELGFPGSLFLNHFNRARDAGWRITVHAGEAAGPESIWQAIRELGAERIGHGVKAVEDPALMDFLVEHKIGIESCLTSNIQTSTVAALDKHPLIAFLDHGVLATINTDDPAVQGIDIIHEYTVAAPQAGLSAAHIRTAQENGLKIAFLSEAEKQALIAKVQAA is encoded by the coding sequence ATGATTGATACCACCCTGCCGTTAACCGATTTGCACCGCCACCTTGATGGCAATATTCGTGCACAAACCATCCTCGATCTCGGCCGCCAGTTTAATCTCTCTTTGCCAGCCAACACGCTCGACACTCTGCGCCCCCATGTTCAGGTCGTTGAAACCGCGCCGGACCTTGTGAGCTTCCTGCAGAAGCTGGACTGGGGCGTAAAAGTGCTGGGTGACCTCGACGCCTGCCGTCGCGTAGCCTGGGAGAATATAGAAGATGCCGCTCGTAACGGCCTGCACTATGTCGAACTGCGCTTCTCTCCGGGCTATATGGCGATGAGCCATAACCTGCCGGTAGCGGGCGTAGTTGAAGCGGTAATCGAAGGCGTTCGCCAGGGCTGCCGCGACTTTGGCGTAGAAGCGCGCCTGATTGGCATCATGAGCCGTACCTTTGGCGAGGCCGCCTGTGAAGCCGAGCTCAACGCCCTTCTCGCTCACCGCGACAGCATTACCGCCCTGGATCTGGCCGGCGACGAACTGGGTTTCCCGGGCAGCCTGTTCCTGAATCACTTTAACCGCGCTCGTGATGCCGGCTGGCGCATTACCGTTCACGCGGGGGAAGCGGCGGGTCCAGAAAGTATCTGGCAGGCAATTCGTGAGCTGGGCGCGGAGCGTATTGGCCACGGCGTGAAGGCAGTAGAAGATCCGGCGCTGATGGACTTCCTTGTTGAGCACAAGATCGGCATCGAGTCCTGCCTGACCTCAAACATCCAGACCAGCACCGTTGCTGCGCTGGACAAGCACCCGCTGATCGCCTTCCTGGATCACGGCGTACTGGCAACCATTAATACCGATGACCCGGCAGTTCAGGGCATCGATATTATTCACGAATACACCGTTGCCGCACCTCAGGCCGGCCTCAGCGCGGCGCACATTCGCACCGCACAGGAGAACGGCCTGAAGATAGCCTTCCTCAGCGAAGCCGAAAAACAGGCGCTTATCGCTAAGGTTCAGGCCGCGTAA
- a CDS encoding oxidoreductase produces MSDTLRVGLIGYGYASKTFHAPLISGTPGMTLAAVSSSDASKVHADWPGLTVVSDPQHLFKDPAIDLIVIPTPNDTHFPLAKAALEAGKHVIVDKPFTVTLSQARELDALAKKLGLLLSVFHNRRWDSDFLTVKNLLAEGSLGEVAYFESHFDRYRPQVRNRWREQAGVGSGIWYDLGPHLLDQAINLFGLPVSLTVDLAQLRSGAQATDYFHAVLAYPQRRVVLHGTLLAVAETARYIIHGTRGSYIKYGLDPQEDRLKAGERLPQEDWGYDMRDGVLTTAQGEVVEEQTLLTLPGNYPAYYAGIRDALTGNGENPVPAAQAIQVMELIELGIESAKKRATLNLA; encoded by the coding sequence ATGAGTGATACCCTTCGCGTCGGGCTTATCGGTTACGGCTACGCCAGTAAGACTTTTCATGCGCCGCTAATTTCCGGTACGCCAGGAATGACCCTCGCAGCCGTCTCCAGTAGTGACGCCAGCAAGGTGCACGCTGACTGGCCGGGCTTGACGGTGGTGTCCGATCCTCAGCACCTGTTTAAGGATCCCGCTATCGATCTCATTGTCATTCCTACCCCGAATGACACCCACTTCCCCCTGGCTAAAGCGGCGCTTGAGGCCGGGAAGCACGTCATTGTCGACAAGCCTTTTACCGTCACGCTGTCGCAGGCGCGGGAGCTGGATGCGCTGGCCAAAAAGCTCGGCCTGCTGCTCTCCGTGTTCCACAATCGCCGCTGGGATAGCGACTTCCTGACGGTTAAAAATCTGCTGGCGGAAGGCTCTCTCGGGGAAGTGGCTTATTTTGAATCCCACTTTGACCGCTACCGCCCGCAGGTGCGTAACCGCTGGCGCGAGCAGGCGGGCGTTGGCAGCGGTATCTGGTACGATCTTGGGCCACATTTGCTTGACCAGGCCATCAACCTGTTTGGGCTGCCTGTCAGCCTGACCGTCGACCTCGCGCAGCTTCGTTCGGGTGCGCAGGCGACCGACTATTTCCATGCCGTGCTGGCTTATCCCCAGCGTCGCGTGGTGCTGCACGGTACGTTGCTGGCGGTGGCTGAAACCGCACGCTATATCATTCACGGCACTCGCGGTAGCTACATTAAATATGGCCTGGATCCGCAAGAAGATCGCCTGAAAGCCGGAGAGCGTTTGCCTCAGGAGGACTGGGGGTATGATATGCGTGACGGCGTGCTGACCACGGCGCAGGGCGAGGTAGTGGAGGAGCAAACGCTGCTCACCCTTCCGGGGAACTATCCTGCTTATTATGCCGGGATCCGCGATGCGTTGACCGGTAACGGCGAAAACCCGGTACCGGCGGCCCAGGCGATTCAGGTTATGGAGCTGATTGAGCTTGGTATCGAGTCAGCTAAAAAACGCGCGACGCTTAACCTTGCCTGA
- a CDS encoding CAP-Gly protein — translation MEMENNIIIARKISWGSIIGGVITVLAISLLLSTLGTSLGFSIVDPVSDDPVNGAATTVAIWSALSIILSLAVGAYIAGRLAAIDGVIHGFLVWATSLIVAAVLGGLLAGTAIKATGNALGAVVSASGSVISATGSAIGKGASGLADVGGKVFDKLNIDTSLKSEDLPANVADALKKSGIPSLQPEFMQQQLEGAKNDLSEAAKAFATQPQESDAIVQKLVANLKQRVQAVGQDVDEAALKKALSENTTLTPEEVDKTAANVIEAKKRTAELVNQRLNEAEVKINQAKQEYAELKQKAREQAAAAADAIARAALWSFFALLIGAVVSALAGLWGVRSNVRLARARVE, via the coding sequence ATGGAAATGGAAAATAACATCATTATCGCCAGGAAAATATCGTGGGGAAGCATTATCGGTGGGGTAATTACCGTGTTAGCCATCTCCCTGTTACTGTCAACGCTTGGCACCAGCCTGGGCTTTTCTATTGTCGATCCTGTTTCGGACGATCCGGTGAACGGCGCCGCAACGACGGTCGCAATCTGGTCGGCGCTCTCCATCATACTGAGCCTGGCCGTTGGCGCTTATATCGCCGGGCGGCTTGCGGCCATCGATGGTGTTATCCACGGATTCCTGGTATGGGCCACTTCCCTGATTGTTGCTGCGGTGCTCGGTGGGCTCCTGGCAGGAACGGCGATCAAGGCAACGGGAAATGCACTTGGCGCGGTTGTCTCCGCTTCTGGCAGCGTGATATCGGCCACCGGCTCAGCCATCGGTAAAGGCGCATCTGGACTAGCGGATGTTGGGGGCAAGGTGTTTGATAAACTGAATATTGATACCAGTCTGAAATCTGAGGATCTGCCCGCCAACGTTGCCGATGCGTTGAAAAAAAGCGGTATCCCGTCTCTGCAACCAGAGTTTATGCAGCAGCAGCTTGAAGGGGCGAAAAATGACCTGAGCGAGGCGGCTAAGGCCTTTGCGACCCAGCCTCAGGAGAGCGATGCCATCGTGCAGAAACTCGTTGCAAACCTGAAACAGCGAGTTCAGGCCGTTGGCCAGGATGTTGATGAAGCTGCCCTGAAAAAGGCGCTGAGCGAAAACACCACCCTGACGCCGGAAGAGGTCGATAAAACGGCGGCGAACGTGATTGAAGCGAAAAAGAGAACGGCGGAGCTGGTGAATCAGCGGCTGAACGAGGCAGAGGTCAAAATCAACCAGGCCAAACAGGAATATGCTGAGCTGAAGCAGAAGGCCCGTGAACAGGCTGCCGCTGCCGCGGATGCTATCGCTCGTGCGGCGCTGTGGTCGTTTTTTGCCCTGTTAATCGGCGCAGTGGTCAGTGCTCTGGCAGGGCTGTGGGGCGTGCGTAGCAATGTGCGTCTGGCCAGGGCAAGGGTCGAATAA
- the ydgT gene encoding transcription modulator YdgT — protein sequence MENPTQLSALDYLMKFRKISSQENLEKLFDHLNYTLTDSHEIMNMYRAADHRRAELASGGRLFDLGCVPKTVWRYVL from the coding sequence ATGGAAAATCCAACCCAGCTCAGCGCCCTCGACTACCTGATGAAATTTCGCAAAATAAGCTCTCAGGAAAATCTGGAAAAGCTCTTCGACCATCTCAATTACACCCTGACGGACAGTCACGAAATCATGAATATGTACCGGGCGGCGGATCATCGCAGGGCCGAGCTGGCCTCCGGCGGACGCCTTTTCGACCTCGGATGCGTCCCCAAAACGGTCTGGCGTTACGTTCTGTAG
- the rsxC gene encoding electron transport complex subunit RsxC has product MLNIFNRFKKDRIWDFDGGIHPPEMKTQSNGTPLRQVPLPSRLAIPLKQHIGAEGELCVKPGDYVLRGQPLTRGRGRMLPVHAPTSGTIKEIAPHSTAHPSGLAELSVILDADGEDRWIERDGWSDYRCRSREALIERIHQFGVAGLGGAGFPTGSKLQGGGDNIETLIINAAECEPYITADDRLMQDCAAQIVEGARILAHILKPQRILIGIEDNKPQAISMMRAVLADSHDMQLRVIPTKYPSGGAKQLTQILTGKQVPHGGRSSDIGVLMQNVGTAYAIKRAVIDGEPLTERVVTLTGESIAQPGNVWARLGTPVNHLLDYAGFRPGLEQKVIMGGPLMGFTLPWLDVPVVKITNCLLAPSAAEMGEQEEEQGCIRCSACADSCPADLLPQQLYWFSKGQQHDKATAYNLSDCIECGACAYVCPSNIPLVQYFRQEKAEIREIALEAKRTVEAKARFEARQERLEREKAARLERHKNAAVQPSAKDNDAIQAALARVKSKKAQAGDEPIIVKAGSVPDNGEAIAAREARKAEARARQAEKAQHADAPVGTEVDPRKAAVEAAIARAKARKAAQNAESAEPVAVEQEAVDPRKAAVEAAIARAKARKAAQQTQAEDAAPQEEQDPRKAAVAAAIARVQARKAAQMSPEE; this is encoded by the coding sequence ATGCTTAATATTTTCAATCGTTTTAAAAAAGACAGAATCTGGGACTTTGACGGCGGCATTCATCCTCCCGAAATGAAAACCCAGTCGAACGGTACGCCGCTGCGCCAGGTACCGCTGCCGTCCCGCCTGGCTATTCCGCTAAAACAGCATATCGGTGCTGAAGGCGAGCTGTGCGTGAAGCCTGGAGATTATGTGCTGCGGGGTCAGCCGCTGACTCGCGGGCGCGGGCGCATGCTGCCGGTACACGCGCCCACCTCCGGCACCATCAAAGAGATCGCGCCTCATTCCACCGCCCACCCTTCCGGCCTGGCGGAGCTTAGCGTTATTCTCGATGCCGACGGCGAGGACCGCTGGATTGAGCGTGACGGCTGGAGCGATTACCGCTGCCGCAGCCGAGAGGCGCTCATCGAGCGCATTCATCAGTTTGGCGTGGCCGGGCTGGGCGGTGCTGGCTTCCCTACGGGCAGCAAGCTACAGGGCGGCGGCGATAACATCGAGACGCTGATTATTAATGCCGCCGAGTGTGAGCCCTATATCACCGCCGACGATCGCCTGATGCAGGACTGTGCGGCGCAGATCGTCGAAGGCGCGCGCATCCTCGCCCATATTCTGAAGCCGCAGCGAATCCTTATCGGCATTGAGGACAACAAGCCTCAGGCGATTTCGATGATGCGTGCGGTACTGGCAGACAGCCACGACATGCAGTTGCGGGTGATCCCAACAAAATACCCGTCCGGCGGCGCTAAACAGCTCACGCAAATTCTGACAGGTAAACAGGTTCCCCACGGTGGCCGCTCATCTGATATCGGCGTTCTGATGCAAAACGTCGGCACCGCTTACGCTATCAAACGTGCGGTAATCGACGGCGAACCTCTTACCGAGCGCGTTGTGACGCTGACCGGCGAGTCAATCGCCCAGCCGGGCAACGTCTGGGCGCGGCTCGGCACCCCGGTTAATCACCTGCTCGACTATGCCGGCTTCCGCCCTGGCCTGGAGCAAAAAGTGATTATGGGCGGCCCGCTGATGGGCTTCACCCTGCCGTGGCTCGACGTGCCGGTCGTAAAAATCACCAACTGCCTGCTTGCGCCTTCCGCGGCTGAAATGGGTGAGCAGGAAGAGGAGCAAGGCTGCATTCGCTGTAGCGCCTGCGCGGACTCCTGCCCTGCCGACCTGCTGCCGCAGCAGCTTTACTGGTTCAGTAAAGGTCAGCAGCACGATAAAGCCACCGCTTACAACCTGTCGGACTGTATCGAATGCGGCGCCTGCGCCTACGTTTGCCCAAGTAATATCCCGCTGGTGCAGTACTTCCGTCAGGAAAAAGCGGAGATCCGTGAGATCGCCCTGGAGGCAAAACGTACCGTTGAGGCCAAGGCACGCTTTGAGGCCCGGCAGGAAAGGCTTGAGCGAGAGAAAGCCGCCCGCCTTGAGCGCCACAAAAATGCCGCAGTTCAGCCCTCGGCGAAAGATAATGACGCTATTCAGGCTGCGCTGGCCCGCGTGAAGAGCAAAAAGGCCCAGGCCGGTGACGAGCCTATTATCGTAAAAGCAGGCAGCGTGCCGGACAACGGCGAGGCGATCGCTGCCCGCGAAGCCCGCAAAGCCGAAGCACGGGCGCGCCAGGCCGAGAAGGCCCAGCACGCAGACGCCCCGGTCGGTACCGAGGTCGATCCGCGCAAAGCCGCCGTTGAAGCGGCTATTGCCCGTGCCAAAGCCCGTAAGGCTGCACAAAATGCAGAAAGCGCCGAGCCTGTAGCGGTTGAACAGGAAGCCGTAGATCCGCGTAAAGCCGCTGTCGAAGCCGCCATTGCTCGCGCTAAAGCCCGTAAGGCAGCGCAGCAAACGCAGGCGGAAGACGCTGCCCCACAAGAAGAACAAGATCCACGTAAAGCTGCAGTGGCGGCGGCAATCGCCCGAGTTCAGGCGCGTAAAGCCGCTCAGATGTCTCCAGAGGAATAA
- the rsxA gene encoding electron transport complex subunit RsxA, with protein sequence MSDYLLLFVGTVLVNNFVLVKFLGLCPFMGVSKKLESAIGMGLATTFVMTLASIFAWIIDELILVPLDLIYLRTLAFILVIAVVVQFTEMVVRKTSPALYRLLGIFLPLITTNCAVLGVALLNINLGHNFLQSAVYGFSAALGFSLVMVLFAAIRERMVVADIPAPFRGNAIALVTAGLMALAFMGFSGLVKF encoded by the coding sequence ATGTCAGATTATTTGCTGCTCTTCGTTGGTACCGTCCTCGTCAATAACTTCGTGTTAGTGAAGTTCCTTGGCCTGTGTCCGTTTATGGGCGTTTCCAAAAAACTGGAAAGCGCCATCGGCATGGGGCTTGCCACGACCTTCGTGATGACGCTCGCCTCTATTTTTGCCTGGATTATTGACGAGCTTATCCTCGTGCCGCTGGATCTGATTTATCTGCGGACGCTGGCCTTTATTCTGGTTATTGCGGTCGTCGTGCAGTTCACCGAAATGGTGGTGCGTAAAACCAGCCCCGCGTTATATCGCCTGCTGGGCATCTTCCTGCCGCTGATTACCACCAACTGCGCCGTACTCGGCGTGGCGCTGCTCAATATCAATCTCGGCCATAATTTCCTGCAGTCTGCGGTTTACGGTTTTTCCGCCGCGCTGGGCTTCTCGCTGGTGATGGTGCTTTTTGCCGCTATTCGCGAACGCATGGTCGTAGCCGACATCCCGGCACCGTTTCGCGGTAACGCCATCGCGCTGGTCACCGCGGGTCTGATGGCCCTTGCCTTTATGGGCTTTAGCGGGCTGGTGAAGTTCTGA
- a CDS encoding ShlB/FhaC/HecB family hemolysin secretion/activation protein gives MDNRLGILLLYGATLSISYADISPTLIDPNNPAKAARSLAIPVAQQKQPEVKTALPAPQFTPQTPITVKHLQFIGGTRYKLDSLVKPFVPLVGKTVPLSQLMTLTNDITRRYQQDGLPLSYAYLPSDNFHQGTVRIVLVEGYIAHSNIHSDNASTSERLSRLSALMMNERPLSQATFDRYSLLMQRTPATKVEANAAMPNNIYGAADMKVDATQPHIWDISSTIDTRKGSNLALVNGTLSNLTSHGDQLGLATLIPLDNSTKKTYFGANYQQYLTDNGLLMQLKGSFYREDPRDYTPLLYLPQNIAIDAREKTTQYTGGIAFSYPLLLERKKQFSISGGLDYVDKRDDYALRARGFGNTLDLPGVSQHARYPAAEFSAWGYREYDKANWSARLTLRKGIDSLGASVTPGSNTNLNFTRWKANADAAWMVAPNWRLSTSVEGDWSNNNLPEAERASFGAQRYGRGYPDGEASGDYGYGGQVEMRYLHHLDKGVWINTVQPYIVADTAQTWFNQQGFRHQRLASIATGVMVGDSQHYSIAVEAARPLADLPSDSSRRDVRFSLTFTYNFNNLH, from the coding sequence ATGGACAATCGTCTGGGTATACTGCTGCTGTACGGAGCAACTTTGAGTATCAGCTATGCTGATATATCACCCACGCTTATCGACCCCAATAACCCAGCAAAGGCCGCCCGCTCGCTTGCCATCCCGGTTGCCCAGCAAAAACAGCCCGAGGTGAAGACCGCGCTACCGGCGCCGCAGTTCACCCCGCAGACGCCGATTACGGTGAAACATCTGCAGTTTATTGGCGGTACGCGCTACAAACTCGACTCGCTGGTTAAGCCGTTTGTGCCGCTAGTAGGCAAAACCGTGCCGCTGTCGCAGCTGATGACGTTAACCAACGACATTACCCGGCGCTATCAGCAGGATGGCCTGCCGCTTTCTTATGCTTACCTGCCGAGCGATAACTTCCACCAAGGGACGGTGCGCATTGTGCTGGTTGAGGGGTATATCGCGCACAGCAACATCCATAGCGACAACGCCAGCACCAGCGAGCGCCTGAGCCGCTTATCGGCGTTAATGATGAACGAAAGGCCGTTAAGTCAGGCAACGTTCGATCGCTATAGCCTGCTGATGCAGCGCACGCCGGCGACCAAAGTTGAGGCTAACGCCGCGATGCCCAATAATATTTACGGCGCGGCCGATATGAAAGTTGACGCTACGCAACCCCACATCTGGGATATCTCATCCACGATAGATACCCGTAAGGGGTCAAACCTGGCGCTGGTTAACGGCACGCTCAGCAACCTGACCAGCCACGGCGATCAGCTAGGGCTGGCTACCTTAATCCCGCTGGATAACAGCACCAAAAAAACCTATTTTGGCGCCAACTATCAGCAATACCTCACCGACAATGGCCTGCTGATGCAGCTGAAAGGCAGCTTCTATCGCGAAGATCCGCGCGACTATACGCCTCTGCTTTATCTACCGCAGAACATTGCCATCGATGCCAGAGAGAAAACCACCCAGTACACCGGCGGGATAGCCTTCAGCTACCCGCTGCTGCTTGAGCGGAAGAAGCAATTCTCGATAAGCGGCGGGCTGGATTATGTCGATAAGCGCGACGATTATGCGCTGCGTGCCAGAGGTTTTGGTAACACTCTTGATTTGCCGGGCGTCAGCCAGCACGCTCGCTACCCGGCGGCAGAATTTTCGGCCTGGGGCTATCGGGAGTACGATAAAGCCAACTGGAGCGCGCGTCTGACCCTGCGTAAAGGGATTGATTCCCTTGGGGCGAGCGTAACACCTGGATCAAACACAAACCTCAACTTTACGCGCTGGAAGGCCAACGCCGATGCGGCCTGGATGGTGGCGCCAAACTGGCGTCTGAGTACGTCAGTGGAGGGGGACTGGTCGAACAATAATTTGCCCGAGGCCGAGCGAGCGAGCTTTGGCGCCCAGCGCTATGGCCGTGGCTACCCTGACGGCGAAGCCAGCGGAGATTACGGCTACGGCGGGCAGGTTGAGATGCGCTATCTTCATCATCTCGATAAAGGCGTCTGGATTAACACGGTGCAGCCCTATATCGTCGCCGATACCGCCCAGACCTGGTTCAACCAGCAGGGCTTCCGCCACCAGCGTCTGGCCTCTATTGCAACCGGGGTGATGGTGGGCGACAGCCAACACTATTCCATCGCCGTAGAGGCAGCCAGGCCGCTGGCTGATTTACCCAGCGATAGCAGCCGACGCGACGTGCGCTTCAGCCTGACCTTTACCTACAACTTTAATAATCTGCACTAG
- the rsxB gene encoding electron transport complex subunit RsxB, which produces MTTLWMAIISVTLMGLLFGLILGYASRRFEVEEDPIVDRIDELLPQSQCGQCGYPGCRPYAEAVGNQGAKINLCAPGGEAVMLKIASALNVEPQPIDGDATAAEPVRMLAVIDEANCIGCTKCIQACPVDAIVGATRAMHTVISDQCTGCNLCVDPCPTRCIELIPVSPTTESWKWDLQTIPVRMIPADNHA; this is translated from the coding sequence ATGACAACGTTGTGGATGGCTATTATTTCGGTCACGCTGATGGGGCTGCTGTTCGGCCTGATCCTTGGCTACGCCTCTCGCCGCTTCGAAGTGGAAGAAGATCCGATTGTAGACCGTATAGATGAGCTGCTGCCGCAAAGCCAGTGCGGCCAGTGCGGCTACCCTGGCTGCCGCCCTTATGCGGAAGCCGTAGGTAATCAGGGGGCGAAAATCAACCTTTGCGCCCCCGGCGGCGAAGCCGTGATGCTTAAGATTGCCAGCGCCCTCAATGTGGAGCCCCAGCCAATTGACGGCGACGCCACCGCCGCAGAGCCGGTGCGCATGCTGGCTGTTATTGACGAAGCGAACTGCATCGGCTGCACAAAATGCATTCAGGCCTGCCCCGTTGACGCCATTGTCGGCGCAACCCGCGCGATGCACACCGTCATTAGCGACCAGTGCACGGGCTGTAATCTTTGTGTCGACCCCTGCCCGACTCGCTGCATTGAACTGATCCCGGTCAGCCCCACTACCGAAAGCTGGAAATGGGATTTGCAGACTATCCCGGTGCGTATGATCCCGGCGGACAATCATGCTTAA
- a CDS encoding collagen-like triple helix repeat-containing protein, producing MRSNNIGRLSAIAMAVLLAFSLSACSGGGGGSHNTAKTAGSAGTTGTDTASNGSGGSGSGGNGSGSGTESGSGGGTGTGTGTGGGGSGVGTGGGGSGTGGGGSGSGGGGSGGGSGGGTTFSNSAGNNIIKDAGGAIGGVGGTVSGVASQLPVNNPVTSTVAVALGGTGSAISTVGNGVVNGPGNANNPNGLGTMLTGSTNAVSGLGTTVSAIGTNLASSTANSPASGVTGAAGGLVNTAGQVVTVTGNGLTQTVQSPAVSNLTTGATGVVNTTLADTQKATQAVGGATGLGTPVNNILTSAGGTVSGLGTNISSSNPSLSGLGQVVQNTGQAVTDSGALVKPVQTSGSGSSGTVSAGASGSVDAGGNGLVTNLGTTVSGLTSSLTTSVNASATGSNTTTGQQAGLTGAVGGLLKTK from the coding sequence ATGCGCTCAAATAACATTGGCCGCCTCAGCGCTATTGCGATGGCGGTACTTCTCGCATTTTCGCTGTCTGCCTGTAGCGGCGGCGGCGGCGGTTCACACAATACGGCGAAAACAGCCGGGTCGGCCGGCACTACGGGCACCGACACCGCCAGCAACGGCAGTGGCGGCTCGGGTTCTGGTGGAAACGGGTCAGGCTCGGGTACAGAGAGTGGTTCGGGTGGAGGCACCGGGACCGGAACAGGCACGGGTGGTGGGGGTTCCGGTGTCGGAACAGGTGGCGGAGGCTCCGGCACAGGCGGTGGAGGTTCAGGCTCAGGCGGTGGAGGTTCAGGAGGCGGTTCTGGCGGCGGCACAACGTTTTCTAACAGCGCCGGAAATAACATCATCAAAGATGCTGGTGGCGCCATTGGCGGCGTTGGCGGCACGGTCAGTGGGGTTGCGTCTCAGCTACCAGTAAATAATCCTGTCACCTCGACGGTAGCCGTAGCCCTCGGCGGCACGGGAAGCGCCATTTCAACCGTGGGTAATGGCGTAGTCAACGGCCCTGGCAACGCAAACAACCCTAACGGTCTGGGCACGATGCTGACCGGCTCAACCAATGCTGTTTCAGGGCTAGGTACAACGGTCTCGGCAATAGGAACCAATCTCGCAAGCTCAACGGCCAATTCGCCGGCTAGCGGTGTGACCGGTGCCGCTGGCGGGCTTGTTAATACCGCAGGACAAGTTGTCACCGTAACAGGTAACGGACTGACCCAAACGGTACAAAGCCCTGCAGTATCCAACCTGACGACCGGCGCGACGGGCGTAGTCAATACCACGCTCGCTGACACCCAGAAAGCGACTCAGGCCGTAGGTGGCGCCACCGGTTTAGGCACGCCGGTGAACAATATTCTGACTTCCGCAGGAGGGACCGTGAGCGGGCTGGGGACCAACATCAGCAGCAGTAACCCTTCCCTCAGCGGCCTCGGACAGGTGGTGCAGAATACCGGGCAGGCCGTGACGGACAGCGGTGCGCTGGTGAAACCGGTACAAACCAGCGGAAGCGGTAGCTCTGGCACAGTTTCAGCGGGTGCCTCGGGTTCCGTCGATGCGGGGGGCAATGGTCTTGTCACCAACCTCGGCACAACTGTGAGCGGCCTGACCTCTTCGTTAACCACCAGCGTTAACGCCAGTGCGACAGGCAGTAACACAACTACAGGCCAGCAGGCCGGGCTTACCGGCGCGGTTGGCGGGCTTCTGAAAACTAAATAG